The following proteins are co-located in the Engraulis encrasicolus isolate BLACKSEA-1 chromosome 2, IST_EnEncr_1.0, whole genome shotgun sequence genome:
- the prkcsh gene encoding glucosidase 2 subunit beta, protein MSRACLLFALSICVGTGCAVEVTRPRGVPLTKRQFYEENKPFTCLDGSRTIPFDRVNDDYCDCKDGSDEPGTAACPNGMFHCTNAGFKPSFIPSSRINDGVCDCCDTTDEYNSGAACQNTCRELGRQERELLQKQAEIAQEGFRLKQQLIQEAKRQQEDKQGKITELQTNRKSMEEKVESLRTVKEVAEQPEKEAKERHHKAWEEQKAILSAEKDKAKMAEAFLELDDDADGYVSVAELQSHPELNPDSDEAFTEAEAQGLLGGVDKVDTSSFESVAWGNIKAKYVSEAQADSGAAPTQPPAEESRPPVPAHDGEYPEEEPDDDDNDDDDEDEEDYNEDDDDKPPPSVRTPEKNEQDEEAMPPYDYETQNLIDAAQKTRDDFDEAERALREVDDQIKAIEKELSFDFGPSGEFTYLYNQCYELSTSEYIYKLCPFNRVSQKPKYGGSETNLGSWGTWAGPEDNKHLVMKYEHGTGCWQGPNRSTTVKMTCGKETVVVSTSEPSRCEYLMEFITPAVCQSPESLGSLDSGAHTEL, encoded by the exons ATGTCTCGTGCATGTCTACTGTTTGCCTTGAGCATTTGTGTTGGTACAGGATGTGCTGTGGAAGTAACAAGGCCTCGTGGAGTTCCACTGACAA AGAGGCAGTTCTATGAGGAGAACAAGCCATTCACCTGTCTGGATGGCTCTCGCACCATTCCTTTCGACCGTGTAAATGACGACTATTGCGACTGCAAGGATGGATCTGATGAACCAG GCACGGCCGCTTGTCCCAATGGAATGTTCCATTGCACCAATGCTGGATTCAAGCCCAGCTTCATTCCGTCCTCTCGCATTAACGATGGCGTCTGCG ATTGCTGTGACACAACTGATGAGTACAACAGCGGTGCCGCATGCCAAAACACCTGCAG ggAGCTGGGGCGTCAGGAGAGGGAGCTCCTCCAGAAGCAGGCTGAGATCGCTCAGGAGGGATTCCGCCTCAAGCAGCAGCTGATCCAGGAGGCCAAGAGGCAGCAGGAGGACAAacag GGAAAGATCACAGAGCTGCAAACCAACCGGAAGAGCATGGAGGAGAAAGTGGAGTCGTTGAGGACGGTGAAGGAAGTGGCAGAGCAGCCTGAGAAAGAAGCTAAAGAGCGCCACCACAAGGCCTGGGAAG AGCAAAAGGCAATTCTCAGTGCTGAGAAGGACAAAGCCAAGATGGCAGAGGCATTTTTGGAACTGGATGATGATGCAGATGGCTA TGTGTCTGTAGCAGAGCTGCAGTCTCATCCTGAGCTCAACCCAGACTCTGACGAGGCATTCACCGAGGCTGAAGCACAG GGTTTACTAGGAGGAGTGGACAAAGTGGACACCTCTTCCTTTGAGTCTGTAGCATGGGGCAACATAAAGGCGAAATATGTATCAGAG gcccagGCTGACTCGGGCGCGGCCCCCACCCAGCCCCCAGCGGAGGAGAGCCGGCCCCCTGTCCCCGCCCACGATGGCGAGTACCCCGAGGAGGAGCCCGATGACGATGAcaacgatgacgatgatgaggacGAGGAAGACTACAATGAGGATGACGATGACAAG CCCCCTCCCTCTGTGCGCACACCAGAGAAGAACGAGCAGGACGAGGAGGCCATGCCACCGTACGATTACGAGACCCAGAACCTCATCGATG CTGCTCAGAAGACGCGCGATGACTTTGATGAGGCGGAGAGAGCCCTACGGGAAGTGGACGATCAAATCAa GGCCATTGAGAAAGAGCTGTCGTTTGATTTCGGCCCATCTGGGGAGTTCACCTACCTCTACAATCAGTGCTATGAGCTGAGCACCAGCGA ATATATCTACAAACTTTGCCCCTTTAATCGAGTCTCACAGAAGCCCAAGTATGGAGGATCTGAGACCAATCTTGG GTCGTGGGGTACCTGGGCGGGTCCTGAGGACAATAAGCACCTGGTGATGAAGTATGAGCACGGCACAGGCTGCTGGCAGGGCCCCAACCGCTCCACCACC